In Rutidosis leptorrhynchoides isolate AG116_Rl617_1_P2 chromosome 2, CSIRO_AGI_Rlap_v1, whole genome shotgun sequence, one genomic interval encodes:
- the LOC139889776 gene encoding uncharacterized protein: protein MELFEWSGAGLDGSSDVWYWKLASNGIFTTKKLSRLIDDELLLDNKPRIETLKNNLVPGKLEVFIWRTIKKRLPTRIELDKRGIDLNSVRCPIYDDDVETLDHSLFFCRDAFDVWIRVYKWWGFNSIPLSNVNEAFRGNSNLPMSYLGNKMWQAIEWTTAYLIWNNRNKKVFSNTCWSGPVALMEIQLKSFEWISARVKNLELDWLQWITNLSMPYNVLIFVFVKF from the exons ATGGAACTGTTCGAATGGAGTGGAGCTGGGCTC GACGGAAGCTCGGATGTTTGGTATTGGAAGCTTGCATCGAATGGTATATTCACAACTAAGAAACTTTCAAGGCTCATTGACGATGAATTACTACTAGACAATAAACCGAGAATTGAGACACTCAAAAACAACTTGGTACCGGGGAAACTTGAAGTTTTTATTTGGAGAACAATAAAGAAAAGACTACCAACGAGAATTGAACTTGATAAACGAGGAATCGATCTTAACTCCGTTAGATGTCCGATTTACGATGATGATGTGGAAACTTTGGATCATAGTTTGTTCTTTTGCCGAGATGCTTTTGACGTGTGGATTCGTGTGTACAAGTGGTGGGGTTTCAATTCCATTCCGCTTTCAAATGTTAACGAAGCTTTTCGAGGTAATAGTAATCTTCCAATGTCGTACTTGGGCAACAAAATGTGGCAAGCTATAGAGTGGACGACCGCGTATCTTATTTGGAACAACCGGAACAAAAAAGTATTTTCAAACACGTGTTGGAGTGGACCGGTGGCGCTTATGGAAATACAACTAAAATCGTTTGAATGGATTTCCGCTAGAGTGAAGAACTTGGAACTAGATTGGCTACAATGGATCACCAACCTGAGTATGCCGTATAATGTCTTAATTTTCGTTTTTGTAAAGTTTTAG
- the LOC139893158 gene encoding large ribosomal subunit protein uL29, whose product MARIKVHELRGKTKADLFTQLKDLKAELALLRVAKVTGGAPNKLSKIKVVRTSIAQVLTVISQTQKSALREAYKNKKYLPLDLRPKKTRAIRRRLTKHQASLKTEREKKKEKYFPLRKYAIKA is encoded by the exons ATGG CTCGAATTAAAGTTCATGAGCTTAGAggcaaaacaaaggctgatttgttTACTCAGTTGAAGGACCTTAAAGCTGAACTTGCTCTTCTTCGTGTCGCTAAAGTCACTGGTGGTGCCCCGAACAAGCTCTCCAAAAT TAAAGTTGTGAGGACATCTATTGCACAGGTGCTGACTGTGATTTCACAGACTCAGAAGTCGGCCCTTAGGGAAGCTTACAAGAATAAGAAATATCTTCCTCTTGACTTGCGTCCTAAGAAAACCCGAGCCATTCGCAGGCGTTTGACCAAGCATCAG GCTTCGTTGAAGACAGAGCgggagaagaagaaagaaaaatactTCCCGTTGAGGAAGTATGCAATCAAGGCATAG
- the LOC139893160 gene encoding uncharacterized protein has translation MLIPYTCPFLYHKILTTSDFKMGDSSASYIHMVQHMIEKCLIFRMSKEECMEALSKHANIKPVITSTVWKELEKENKEFFESYLQSQSSSATNRMSEAETSEFIQKMISENRSNNSDKDD, from the exons ATGCTAATTCCTTATACATGTCCATTTTTGTATCATAAAATTCTTACGACGAGTGATTTTAAGATGGGTGACTCTTCCGCTTCATACATACACATG GTACAACATATGATTGAGAAGTGTTTGATCTTCCGCATGAGCAAGGAAGAGTGCATGGAAGCCCTTTCGAAACATGCAAACATCAAACCAGTCATCACCTCGACCG TGTGGAAAGAGTTGGAGAAAGAAAACAAGGAGTTCTTTGAGTCATACTTGCAATCTCAATCTTCTAGTGCAACAAACCGAATGTCAGAAGCTGAGACAAGCGAGTTCATTCAAAAGATGATATCTGAAAACCGATCAAACAATTCTGATAAAGATGACTAG